One region of Limnospira fusiformis SAG 85.79 genomic DNA includes:
- a CDS encoding WecB/TagA/CpsF family glycosyltransferase, with product MSLPIRQVKVVGSYITALQFRDQIETILEWGSRRQSRVVCVANVHMLMEAYWNPVFARILENADMVTPDGMPLVWMIRQVGIPQDRVAGMDMLLSLCNLAPLYNVSVFFLGSKPEVLEKMQTKVLNEFPHLKVAGFKSLPFRPLTQAEDDALIKEINNSGAGLIFVSLGCPKQEKFIHQHRGKIRAVMIGIGAVFPVYAGFHNRAPEWVRESGLEWFYRLVQEPNRLFGRYAKTIPPFILLATKQLLTEYHWLDRVKKQYSEIPSNVLIEAPRGLVYRPVGRVLQRAGLLSPDQVQMVLQTQRAGKNLRFGDILTSQGLLKPETIEFFTEQLPELAIHREQHPLGYYLKSAALLNEHQIQIILEKQHKTGLRFGEMAISKGWVKPETVDLFLEFMEPEM from the coding sequence ATGAGCTTACCTATTCGCCAAGTGAAAGTTGTAGGATCTTATATTACCGCTCTCCAGTTCAGAGACCAAATTGAAACTATTTTGGAGTGGGGTTCTCGGCGACAAAGCCGGGTCGTTTGTGTGGCAAATGTTCATATGCTCATGGAAGCCTATTGGAATCCTGTATTTGCTCGGATATTAGAAAATGCTGATATGGTAACTCCTGACGGAATGCCTCTAGTCTGGATGATTCGGCAAGTAGGTATTCCTCAAGACCGAGTGGCAGGAATGGATATGCTCCTGAGTTTGTGTAACTTAGCACCCTTATATAATGTCAGCGTTTTTTTCTTAGGTTCTAAACCAGAGGTTCTGGAAAAAATGCAAACCAAAGTCCTCAATGAATTTCCCCATTTAAAGGTCGCGGGGTTTAAATCTTTGCCATTTCGCCCCCTGACTCAAGCCGAAGATGACGCATTAATTAAAGAAATTAACAATAGTGGGGCGGGGTTAATATTTGTTTCTCTGGGATGTCCTAAACAAGAAAAATTTATTCATCAGCATCGAGGCAAAATTCGGGCTGTGATGATTGGAATTGGGGCGGTGTTTCCCGTTTATGCAGGTTTTCATAATCGCGCCCCAGAGTGGGTGCGAGAGTCCGGCTTAGAATGGTTTTACCGATTAGTTCAAGAACCTAATCGTTTGTTTGGTCGCTATGCTAAGACTATTCCGCCGTTTATTTTATTAGCAACTAAACAACTATTAACTGAGTATCATTGGTTAGACCGGGTTAAAAAACAATACTCGGAAATTCCTAGTAATGTATTAATTGAAGCGCCCAGGGGTTTAGTCTATCGACCTGTGGGGCGTGTCTTACAAAGGGCGGGTTTACTTTCTCCAGATCAAGTACAGATGGTTTTACAAACTCAGCGAGCCGGAAAAAACCTGCGTTTTGGAGACATTTTAACTTCCCAAGGTTTACTGAAACCGGAAACCATAGAGTTTTTCACAGAGCAGTTACCTGAATTAGCTATTCACAGAGAACAGCATCCTTTAGGGTACTATTTAAAATCAGCGGCTTTATTAAATGAACATCAAATTCAGATAATTTTAGAAAAGCAACATAAAACCGGACTGAGGTTTGGAGAAATGGCAATTAGTAAGGGATGGGTTAAACCGGAGACCGTGGACTTATTTTTGGAGTTTATGGAACCGGAAATGTAA
- a CDS encoding glycosyltransferase family 2 protein — MVQTYPPHPRVSIGMPVYNGENFIQETLDCLLSQTFDDFELIICDNASTDRTEEICRDYAARDKRIRYYRHPENLGAAKNYNRTFELSTAEYFKWAAHDDLYAPEFLERCVEALDSHPSAVLCYPQEYWIDEQGNPLKSHADILNLRSPKPTERFKQYHDLWQQRKYMPGHMVFGLMRTDELRKTQLIGDYIWADLPLAAELALRGEFYEIPQPLFFYREHSQTSRAIRKDAGSLALLNWYNSQTTRKFSLTNWTLLFQYIKVINRVPITFSEKLYCYGQMGRWVSWKWKRLGWELMQAAVQAPSVFFPKTQNT; from the coding sequence ATGGTACAAACTTATCCTCCTCATCCCCGCGTTAGCATTGGTATGCCTGTCTACAATGGGGAAAATTTTATACAGGAAACTTTAGATTGTCTATTGTCTCAGACTTTTGATGATTTTGAACTGATTATTTGTGATAATGCTTCCACGGACAGGACTGAGGAAATTTGCCGAGATTATGCGGCTAGGGATAAACGTATCCGTTACTATCGCCATCCAGAAAATTTGGGTGCCGCTAAAAATTATAATCGAACTTTTGAATTGTCTACCGCTGAATATTTTAAGTGGGCAGCACACGATGATTTATATGCTCCCGAGTTTTTAGAACGCTGTGTAGAAGCCTTGGATAGTCACCCGTCTGCTGTTTTGTGTTACCCTCAAGAATACTGGATTGATGAACAAGGAAATCCGCTCAAATCTCATGCTGATATTCTCAATTTGCGATCGCCAAAACCCACGGAGCGATTTAAACAATATCATGACCTTTGGCAACAACGTAAGTATATGCCAGGACACATGGTATTTGGCTTAATGAGAACTGATGAACTGAGAAAAACTCAGCTAATTGGAGATTATATATGGGCTGACTTACCCTTGGCTGCTGAACTCGCACTTAGAGGCGAGTTCTATGAAATTCCTCAACCTCTTTTCTTTTATAGGGAGCATTCCCAAACCTCACGAGCCATCCGCAAAGATGCTGGTAGTTTGGCTCTTTTGAATTGGTATAACTCTCAGACAACTAGAAAGTTTTCACTCACCAATTGGACGCTTTTATTTCAATATATCAAAGTGATTAATCGGGTTCCTATCACATTTTCCGAAAAGCTATATTGCTATGGTCAAATGGGTAGGTGGGTCTCGTGGAAGTGGAAAAGGCTGGGTTGGGAGTTGATGCAAGCTGCTGTCCAAGCGCCTAGTGTATTTTTCCCAAAAACCCAAAATACTTAA